In Dermochelys coriacea isolate rDerCor1 chromosome 10, rDerCor1.pri.v4, whole genome shotgun sequence, one DNA window encodes the following:
- the ARHGDIG gene encoding rho GDP-dissociation inhibitor 3, with the protein MLGSDACEFGGQLLELLRLAVCARDIMADKDSVTPPLEEEMDDVDLAYRAPEKKTLQEIQQLDKDDESLNKYKRVLLGPIPVGVDPSVANVTLTRLTLLCDQAPGPITMDLTGDLEALKSQSFVLKEGVDYRVKISFKVNKEIVCGLKYLHHTYRKGLKVDKDVYMMGSYGPRAEEYEFLTPLDEAPKGVLVRGTYHIKSFFTDDDRTDHLSWEWHLCIKKDWKD; encoded by the exons ATGCTGGGCTCGGACGCGTGCGAGTTCGGcgggcagctgctggagctgctgcggCTGGCGGTGTGCGCCCGAG ATATCATGGCAGACAAGGACAGTGTGACGCCTCccctggaggaggagatggatgaTGTGGACTTGGCGTACAGGGCCCCGGAGAAGAAGACCCTCCAGGAGATCCAGCAGCTGGACAAGGACGATGAGAGTTTGAACAAATACAAGCGGGTGCTGCTGGGGCCCATCCCAGTGGGTGTCG ATCCCAGCGTGGCTAATGTCACCTTGACAAGACTGACTCTGCTGTGTGACCAGGCCCCAGGGCCCATCACCATGGACTTAACAG GGGATCTGGAGGCGCTGAAGAGCCAGTCATTTGTGCTGAAGGAAGGGGTGGATTACAGAGTGAAGATCTCGTTCAAG GTGAACAAGGAGATTGTCTGTGGCCTGAAATATTTGCATCACACCTACAGGAAAGGCTTGAAAG tgGATAAAGACGTCTACATGATGGGCAGCTATGGGCCCCGCGCTGAGGAGTACGAGTTCCTGACCCCCCTGGACGAGGCCCCCAAGGGTGTGCTGGTGCGGGGTACCTACCACATCAAATCCTTCTTCACTGATGATGACAGAACGGACCATCTCTCCTGGGAGTGGCACCTCTGTATAAAGAAGGACTGGAAGGATTGa
- the PDIA2 gene encoding protein disulfide-isomerase A2 produces MGYSKSPLLVVLLLSLAWLAPAWGENKEAQVEEGEVEDEEDVVSDEILEEEDVLVLHQHNFERALHEHRLLLVEFYAPWCGHCQALAPEFTRAAGILKNDSTDLRLAKVDATEEMDLSAEFGVTGYPVLKLFRDRNRTHPIDFTGQRDAEGIVRWMRRKAGPSAELLQDEASAQEFIASQDVIVVGFFKDLQSKAAQGFYEVASDAVDVTFGVSNRTELFQKYSVTPDTICLFKKFDEKRVDFPLDAELGLNKEELSRFIVLHSLELVMEFTSQNSPKIFGAKILNHLLLFINKTLEPHLEILGSFQAAAPPFRGQVLFVLIDVNGEGAQVLQYFGLKSHEAPTLRFINTDTNKKYRMATDEFTTQAVGSFAQTVLDGKVQPHLMSEEVPEDWDKHPVKVLVGKNFEQVAYDETKNVFVKFYAPWCTHCKEMAPVWEELGEKYKDHENIIIAKLDATANEIMNLTIHGYPTLHYFPAGPDRKLIEYKSARDLETFSKFLENGGTLPAEDTQPVVPESPEEPKDTSGTHPADAPESRDEL; encoded by the exons ATGGGCTACTCCAAGTCCCCACTGCTCGTGGTCCTGCTGCTGTCGCTGGCCTGGCTGGCACCCGCCTGGGGAGAAAACAAGGAAGCCCAGGTCgaggagggggaggtggaggaCGAAGAGGACGTTGTCTCCGATGAGATCCTGGAGGAAGAGGATGTCTTGGTGCTCCACCAGCACAACTTTGAGCGAGCCCTGCATGAGCACCGCCTGCTGCTGGTGGAGTTCT ATGCCCCCTGGTGCGGGCACTGCCAGGCCCTGGCCCCTGAGTTCACGCGTGCCGCTGGCATCCTGAAGAATGACTCCACGGACCTGCGGCTGGCCAAGGTGGATGCGACGGAGGAGATGGACCTGAGTGCCGAGTTCGGTGTCACAGGGTACCCGGTGCTGAAGCTCTTCCGAGACAGGAATCGCACACACCCCATAGACTTCACAG GGCAGCGGGACGCCGAGGGCATCGTGCGGTGGATGCGGCGGAAGGCCGGCCCCAGCGCGGAGCTGCTGCAGGACGAGGCCAGTGCCCAGGAGTTCATCGCGTCCCAGGATGTCATCGTTGTTGGGTTCTTCAAG GACCTGCAGAGCAAGGCTGCGCAGGGCTTTTATGAAGTTGCCAGTGATGCTGTGGACGTGACCTTCGGGGTCTCCAACAGGACAGAGCTCTTCCAGAAATACAGTGTCACCCCCGACACCATCTGCCTCTTCAAGAAG TTTGATGAAAAGCGGGTGGATTTCCCTCTGGATGCGGAGCTGGGCCTGAACAAGGAGGAGCTCTCCCGCTTCATTGTCCTGCACAGCCTGGAGCTGGTGATGGAGTTCACCAGTCag AACTCACCCAAGATATTCGGGGCGAAAATCCTCAACCATCTGCTGCTGTTTATTAACAAGACCCTGGAGCCCCACCTGGAGATCCTGGGCAGCTTCCAGGCTGCCGCACCGCCGTTCAGGGGCCAG GTTCTCTTCGTGCTCATCGACGTGAATGGGGAAGGCGCCCAAGTGCTGCAGTACTTTGGCCTCAAGAGCCATGAGGCCCCCACCCTGCGCTTCATCAACACTGACACCAATAAGAAGTACCGCATGGCCACGGACGAGTTCACCACCCAGGCCGTGGGCTCCTTTGCCCAGACCGTGCTCGATGGCAAGGTCCAG CCCCATCTCATGAGCGAGGAGGTCCCTGAGGACTGGGATAAGCATCCAGTTAAAGTCCTCGTGGGCAAGAACTTTGAGCAAGTGGCTTACGACGAGACCAAGAATGTTTTTGTGAAGTTCT ATGCCCCTTGGTGCACACATTGCAAGGAGATGGCACCTGTCTGGGAGGAGCTGGGTGAGAAGTATAAAGATCATGAGAACATCATCATTGCCAAGCTGGATGCAACAGCCAATGAGATCATGAATCTCACCATCCATGGCTACCCTACACTGCACTATTTCCCTGCTGGGCCAGACAGGAAG CTGATTGAGTACAAGAGTGCCAGAGACCTGGAGACCTTCTCCAAGTTCCTGGAGAACGGTGGGACGCTGCCTGCAGAGGACACGCAGCCTGTG GTTCCTGAGAGCCCCGAGGAGCCCAAGGACACAAGTGGGACACACCCGGCCGATGCTCCTGAAAGCAGAGACGAGTTATGA